The Planctomycetia bacterium genome segment TCGACCTGGCTCGGCGCGCCGTTCATCATCAGAAAGATGCACGATTTCGCCTTCGTGGCGAAGTGCGGCGCGCGAGGCGCGAGCGGTGACGCGGTCTTGATCGACGTTTCCGCGGCGGCATGCCGGGTGAAGAATCCGTCGCCATCCAACAACGAGGTCAGCGCCAATCCGGCGAAACCCGCCCCCATCTCCCAGACAAACTCGCGCCGCGTGGACCCGCAAGGAAAAAGTCGTTCCGCCATGAGTTCACCGCGCGACGAGAAGGAGGGTTCCGCGACCTCCTCAATTCTCGCCGGAAGCAGCCGGGAATTCAATCAGCAAGGATGCGTCGCCTCACTCCCCGCCGAAATCGGCGTGGCCCAGCACTTCGTACTTGGACCCGGAGCGCGAGAGTTCGCTGGAAAAGATCGTCACTTCTCCGACGATCATCTCCCCGGCGAAAAACTCAGCATGCTCCGCGAGCGTTTGCGCAAATCGCGACCCGGCCTCGCTGTCCCGCACGCGCCCCAACGTGAGATGCGGGCGAAAGCGCCGGCCTTCCTCACGAAAACCCAATGGAGCGAGGGCCGCTTCCAGGCGTTCATGCACTTCGGTCAGTGCATCGGTTCCCTCGCCCACGCCGAGCCACACCGTGCGCGGCCGCTCCGCGTCGGGGAATGCGCCGGCGCCCTGGACTTCGATGCCGAACGGAGAAAGGTCCGCCACGGCCTGGCTCACCGCCTGGCAAATGCGGGGAATCTCCAGGACCTCGATATCGCCGAGGAACTTAAGCGTGAGATGCATATTCTCCGGCGGCGACCACCGCACGTCCGCTACGACGCGCCGTAACACCGAGATCAATTGATGCGCGCGCCCGCGAATCTCCGGCGTCAATTCCACGGCGACAAACGTGCGAACGGGTTTCATTTTATTCCGGGCGAAGGCCCACAGTCTCCTTTCGCTCCGCGAAAGGTTGGCCTTTCGCGGAGCGAAAGGAGACTGTGGCTGCGGACGACTTTAGAAGCTCAACATCCGGCGATAGTCGGTCACGCGAGCGTCGAGCCGTTCGCGATCAATGCGTTTCAGGCCTTCGAGACTGAAGTCTTCAACGGTGAAACTGGCGACAACCGTGCCGTGCGCCATGGCTCGTTTGAGCGATGTCGGCGAGAAGTCGTCCTGTTCGGCCAGGTAACCCATCATGCCACCGGCGAAGCTATCACCGGCGCCAGTCGGGTCGACCACGTCGGTGATCGGAAAGGCCGGCATTACGTAGGTCTCATGTTCGCTGAAGAACATGGCGCCATGTTCGCCCTTCTTGATCACGACGAACTTCGGACCCATGTCCAGCACCTTCTTACCGGCGCGGACCAGGTTGTCGTCGTCCGCCAACAAGCGCGCCTCGCTGTCGTTCAGCACGAGGCCGCCCAGTCGCTTTAGAAGCGCCTTCAATTCATCATTCTGAATGTTGATCCACAAGTCCATCGTGTCGGCGACCACTAACTTCGCGGACTTGGCTTGCTCCAGCACCCGAAGTTGCAACACCGGCGAGGCATTGCCGAGGAAGACGAACTTGGCTTCCTGAAACGACGCCGGCAGCACTGGATTAAAGTGCTCCAGGACGTTGAGATGCACTTCCAACGTCTCGCGGTCGTTCATGTTGGGTTGATAGCGCGCTTTCCAGCGGAACGTCTTGCCGCCGGGAATCTTCTGCAAGCCCGCGGTATCGATTCGTCGCGTCTCCAGCAACTGCGTATGTGCGTCCGGCCAATCGTCCCCCACGACGCCCACCATCTGCACCTGCGAGAAATAACTCGCCGCGTACGAAAAAAACACGCACGAGCCGCCCAGCTGATCCTTCCGCGTCTCGGTAGGAGTTTCGATATCGTCCAAAGCGATGGAACCGACGACCAGCAGCGGCATGGGGGACTCGAGTGGAGGAGGGGGAGGAGTAAAGGAGTAAAGTAGCGGAGCGACGAGCTTGGCGCTCAACTCGGCCCACTTCGACATTCAGTCATTCGTCATTCATTCGACATTCGGATTTCGAAATTCGTCATTCCCGCGCCACTCAAGCGCGAGAAAGAAAATCCCCTGTCCTCGTATCCACCTTCACCATCGTGCCTTCGGCGATGTATTCCGGCACCTGGATTTCCGCGCCGGTTTGGAGTACGGCGAGCTTGGTGCGGCTGGTGGCGGAGTTGCCGCGAACGGCCGGGTCGCATTGCGTGATTTTCAGTTCGACGGCCGTCGGCAATTGAATGCCGACGCATTCGTCGTTGTAAATCATCGCCTGCACGCCTTCCAAGTCGTCGGTGAGGTACTTCAGTTCTTCTGTGACGTCCTCGACCGGCAGCGCGTATTGGTTGTAGTCCTCTTGATCGAGGAAATGCACATGCGTCCCGTCGCTGTACATCAGCTTGATCGGACGTTTCTCGAAATCCGCCTCTTCGAGCGAATCGCCGCCTTTGAGCGTGATGTCGACCTTTTGCCGTGTGATCAAGTTGCGCGCGCGGAACTTGTAATACGTCGCGCCGCCGCGGGCCGAAGGAGACTGCACCGTCAGCGTTTCAATGATGCAGGGGGCGCCCTCGTAGTTCATGACGAGCCCCGGCTTGATCTCTTTGGCGAGCATTGGCGATGGACGAACGCGTTCGCCCCCCGATGAATATGGTGTTGCGCGATTGGGCCTCTGATGATAGCCCATGCCATCCGGGCTTGAAAACGGGGCCGATGTCCCGCCCAGCGCCGATCCTAGGTTGTGGCACGGTCTCCCGATCGTGCCGCGGCGCGGACTTGCCACGAATGGAGACCTTCGGTCGGACCGGTGGCACGGTCGGGAGACCGTGCCACAACGGAGGGAGACCGCGCCACAACTGGATTTGCGGCGGCGCCGGTTAGAACCACGACTCTTCGCGGTGCTGACGCCGCACGGCCCATTGCCAGAAAAACTTGGCGGGGCCGGAGATCGCAAAGGCGTAGGCCACGACCGGCAGGGTGTAAAACGGCACCACCAACACGGCCACCACGGCGAACAGCAGGCCGACCAGGTGACCGAAACTGCGCCGCCCGTGCAGCATCTGGTTGACGACGTGCGGGTAGGGAATACGCGACACCATCAGCAAAGCCACCAGGGCGGAAAAAATCATCAGTCCGCCCTGCAAGTACTGATCGATCTGCTGAATATTGGCCAGCGCGATGGTGTCGTTACGCAGGCTGTAAAACAATAGCGCCGAGCTGGCGACTACCGCCGCGGCGGCTGGCGACGGCAGACCGCTGAAATTCATGTGATCGTCGTCATCCCCGGTTTCGACGTTGAACCGTGCCAAGCGCATCGCCGCGCAGGCGACGAACAGCGCTGGGATCAGCCACACGATGTGCGGACTCCACCAGGCGACCGACGGACACATCTTCACCAGCAAAAACGCCGGCGCTGCGCCGAATGTGACCACGTCGCAGAGACTATCCAACTGCGCCCCGAAGTCGCTCGACGTCCGCGACAGCCGCGCGACATGCCCGTCCAGGGCGTCAAACACCATCGCCAAAAAAATCAGCGAGCCGCACAGAATGATGTTGTGCGTCGGGTCGTTGACGTCGAAGGCCTCGACAATTCGCGTCGGCACGCGGCTCCCGATGGCCTGCGTCCGGGACACTTCGGCCGAAAGCGGCTTATCGATGCGGGAAGCCGCCACGATGCTGAAGAACCCGCAGAACAGGTTCGCCAACGTAAACATGGCCGGCAGAATGGCGATCGTGCGGATA includes the following:
- the thpR gene encoding RNA 2',3'-cyclic phosphodiesterase, with the translated sequence MKPVRTFVAVELTPEIRGRAHQLISVLRRVVADVRWSPPENMHLTLKFLGDIEVLEIPRICQAVSQAVADLSPFGIEVQGAGAFPDAERPRTVWLGVGEGTDALTEVHERLEAALAPLGFREEGRRFRPHLTLGRVRDSEAGSRFAQTLAEHAEFFAGEMIVGEVTIFSSELSRSGSKYEVLGHADFGGE
- a CDS encoding PfkB family carbohydrate kinase gives rise to the protein MPLLVVGSIALDDIETPTETRKDQLGGSCVFFSYAASYFSQVQMVGVVGDDWPDAHTQLLETRRIDTAGLQKIPGGKTFRWKARYQPNMNDRETLEVHLNVLEHFNPVLPASFQEAKFVFLGNASPVLQLRVLEQAKSAKLVVADTMDLWINIQNDELKALLKRLGGLVLNDSEARLLADDDNLVRAGKKVLDMGPKFVVIKKGEHGAMFFSEHETYVMPAFPITDVVDPTGAGDSFAGGMMGYLAEQDDFSPTSLKRAMAHGTVVASFTVEDFSLEGLKRIDRERLDARVTDYRRMLSF
- a CDS encoding elongation factor P, with amino-acid sequence MLAKEIKPGLVMNYEGAPCIIETLTVQSPSARGGATYYKFRARNLITRQKVDITLKGGDSLEEADFEKRPIKLMYSDGTHVHFLDQEDYNQYALPVEDVTEELKYLTDDLEGVQAMIYNDECVGIQLPTAVELKITQCDPAVRGNSATSRTKLAVLQTGAEIQVPEYIAEGTMVKVDTRTGDFLSRA
- the pssA gene encoding CDP-diacylglycerol--serine O-phosphatidyltransferase produces the protein MSRIRTIAILPAMFTLANLFCGFFSIVAASRIDKPLSAEVSRTQAIGSRVPTRIVEAFDVNDPTHNIILCGSLIFLAMVFDALDGHVARLSRTSSDFGAQLDSLCDVVTFGAAPAFLLVKMCPSVAWWSPHIVWLIPALFVACAAMRLARFNVETGDDDDHMNFSGLPSPAAAAVVASSALLFYSLRNDTIALANIQQIDQYLQGGLMIFSALVALLMVSRIPYPHVVNQMLHGRRSFGHLVGLLFAVVAVLVVPFYTLPVVAYAFAISGPAKFFWQWAVRRQHREESWF